The Pelmatolapia mariae isolate MD_Pm_ZW linkage group LG10_11, Pm_UMD_F_2, whole genome shotgun sequence genome includes a region encoding these proteins:
- the sh3d21 gene encoding SH3 domain-containing protein 21, translating to MEVLVLIDFESNSDDELTVREGDVVKNVTKASEEGWLQGELRGKKGIFPANFVQEVPVYLRGESKREPRSIRTTRKKPTRKCEVLFPYSPVNEDEMELAAGETIEIVREIEDGWWMGVKNGKLGAFPSNFVKEIFISPKDVKYNEGKARPKLNAVFNKEITQRASVRNKAKKSMECCKVMFDYKAKTEDELELKKGDVVVILNKETADEGWWEGELNGRCGFFPDNFVMVIPPINSLQTGTISQPPARNNSKKLSVKTEESAMEKVGPTTTKTNDKPEPKDLRSNPPTKVKLPPINKPSPPPVKDKPNKVLPKTNGDVATVPPKQPEEKETDEFDGLELPTEKLSHPTANRAKPPQRRPPSGLPIAAQSSTDQTDAEPKKFETEILAGLQKTTENLLPTPPKPDLRPKTPPPVRPTPPKVLVDNKTVTFKDEPTVESLQAEIKELRMTLELLEKRQERDMQEVKEELRDERNKRLALQEEVQSLRMKQ from the exons ATGG AGGTGCTGGTGCTGATCGACTTTGAGAGCAACTCAGACGACGAGCTCACAGTGAGGGAGGGGGATGTGGTCAAAAATGTCACCAAGGCCAGTGAGGAAGGATGGCTGCAGGGGGAGCTGAGAGGGAAGAAAGGCATCTTCCCTGCCAACTTTGTCCAG GAGGTCCCAGTCTATTTGAGAGGAGAGAGCAAGAGGGAACCACGAAGCATTAGAACAA caaGGAAGAAACCGACAAGAAAATGTGAGGTACTGTTTCCCTACAGTCCCGTGAATGAAGACGAAATGGAGCTGGCTGCTGGTGAGACTATAGAGATCGTCAGAGAG ATTGAAGATGGATGGTGGATGGGGGTGAAAAATGGCAAACTAGGAGCATTTCCATCAAACTTTGTCAAAGAAATTTTCATTTCTCCCAAAG ATGTAAAATACAATGAGGGCAAGGCAAGACCAAAACTCAACGCTGTGTTCAATAAGGAG ATAACTCAGAGAGCAAGTGTTaggaacaaagcaaaaaaat CTATGGAGTGTTgcaaagtcatgtttgactacAAGGCCAAAACAGAGGATGAGCTGGAGCTGAAAAAAGGAGATGTTGTTGTGATACTGAACAAG GAAACAGCAGATGAAGGCTGGTGGGAGGGAGAGCTAAACGGCCGGTGCGGCTTCTTTCCTGATAACTTTGTCATGGTGATTCCACCGATAAACAGCTTGCAA ACAGGGACCATAAGCCAACCACCTGCACGAAACAACTCCAAGAAACTCTCAG taaaGACAGAGGAATCAGCAATGGAGAAAGTCggtccaacaacaacaaagacaa atGATAAACCAGAGCCTAAAGACCTAAGAAGCAATCCTCCAACCAAAGTTAAGCTTCCACCCATCAACAAACCCAGCCCGCCTCCAGTCAAAGACAAGCCGAACAAGGTTTTACCAAA AACCAATGGTGATGTGGCTACTGTTCCACCGAAACAACCGGAGGAGAAGGAGACCGACGAGTTTGATGGATTGGAACTGCCGACTGAAAAGCTGAGCCATCCCACAGCAAACAGAGCCAAACCTCCACAGAGGAGACCACCCTCAGGACTCCCCATAGCAGCACAA AGCAGCACGGACCAGACAGATGCAGAACCAAAAAAGTTTGAAACGGAGATACTGGCTGGCTTGCAAAAg ACAACAGAAAATCTTCTGCCCACCCCTCCAAAGCCCGATCTTCGACCCAAGACACCACCTCCAGTTCGACCAACACCACCCAAAGTTCTCGTAGATAACAAAACTGTGACCTTTAAAGACGAGCCAACTGTGGAAAGTCTGCAGGCTGAGATCAAAGAGCTCAGGATGACTTTGGAGCTGCTTGAGAAACGACAGGA GCGAGACATGCAGGAAGTGAAAGAAGAACTGAGGgatgaaagaaacaaaagactAGCATTGCAG GAGGAAGTGCAGAGTTTGAGGATGAAGCAATAA
- the thrap3a gene encoding thyroid hormone receptor-associated protein 3 isoform X2, with protein MRKHTSSRSRSRSRSRSRSRSRSYSPSYNREKKYPRGYQNNRDFRGYHRGFRRPYNFRGRGRGYFPRGRYQRGGRGYNNNNYHQNWKNFRQHPQKQQQNHQKQQQQQHWQHQQHQNHSQGRSQKHCGTSPHGQSHQSDKSCSPLSRHSQHSSASSHSSSPKCRPASLLANQTSKDLKDEQLASKDIQKGGEGEDESGERVELLAGDDIEGAGGGKTEGNWKGLTNYSSSPKKNSPLAGSAATVGQSSQTANQSSPTKNTGITPNGTPTWQMVCGSSSTKKPSNEGLNQILSSFDISKEDCLDRDKTAISIAFRKFWEEAKAKAKSASENVRNAEANCMDMEQEKVNGKASVVVSDSVSRKYKEDNDAGVSLNSFFKASPFLSADGEEEDQMIIKPQFKSLPKNWNNGEVSCKPKTKVAPSAREQFEECFAKWQKFANSDKDATAEELYLSGKQDKTAAIAAAKRELTGKFKELSPDLICKARKTAASPSIPSPTPPLRRNSDRDTFEVRVEDPPVMSSRKQEAKFNVRMDFLGDSLISSSDILAEERQLSQDLVQSSKKDQEFRSIFQHVKAAQLQRSPSELFAQHIVTIVHHIKAQHFPSSGMTLNERFTLYQRQAAEKEMMKPRKSPEIHRRIDVSPSAFKKHPQLFEAMKSSEDGTYKDGGEKIKGDPMDLRLDIERRKKYSTHERYYNEDQGRDVGDSPDSSRERSVENFHKYHKKSKKSKKKKKRSRSTSSSSSSSSKSNKDEGLPQEKPDSKNGDFNKNRLGQRESSGSAESGHPHGGFQVRIRGRSWSKGNYQGNISHSNPVSMVVHQKSEDWNPEYTPKSKKYYLHDDRDEESECKWTDNRGRGRGSLTRGRARFLIRKATGGPNIIYPKWGLDKFQINDEQGGMQREETEQDHKRAEVDGENI; from the exons CTCTAGATCTCGGTCTCGGTCAAGGTCAAGATCAAGATCAAGATCAAGATCTTATTCTCCATCCTATAACCGGGAGAAGAAATATCCGCGAGGGTACCAGAACAACCGGGACTTCCGGGGCTATCACCGCGGCTTCCGTAGGCCTTATAACTTCAGGGGTCGAGGACGGGGCTACTTCCCACGTGGACGCTACCAACGAGGTGGACGTGGCTACAATAACAACAACTATCATCAGAACTGGAAGAATTTCAGGCAGCATCctcaaaaacagcaacaaaatcatcagaaacaacaacagcaacagcattGGCAACATCAACAGCATCAAAACCATTCACAAGGACGCTCTCAGAAACACTGTGGGACCTCCCCTCATGGTCAATCTCACCAGTCCGACAAATCCTGTTCTCCTTTATCCAGACACTCGCAGCATTCTTCTGCCTCATCACACTCCTCCTCTCCTAAATGCAGGCCGGCCTCGCTGCTCGCTAACCAAACCTCAAAAGATTTGAAAGATGAGCAGCTGGCTTCCAAGGACATTCAAaagggaggagagggagaggatgaGTCAGGGGAGCGTGTTGAGTTATTGGCAGGAGATGATATAGAAGGTGCTGGCGGTGGGAAAACTGAGGGGAACTGGAAAGGCCTGACAAACTACAGCAGCagtccaaagaaaaacagtcCGCTGGCAGGCTCTGCTGCTACTGTTGGTCAGAGCAGCCAAACGGCTAACCAGTCTAGCCCCACTAAAAACACAGGCATCACACCCAATGGCACCCCCACCTGGCAGATGGTGTGTGGTTCATCCTCGACTAAAAAACCTTCAAATGAAGGTCTAAATCAAatcctttccagctttgacatcTCCAAAGAAGACTGCCTGGATAGAGATAAAACAGCAATCTCCATTGCATTCAGGAA gTTTTGGGAGGAAGctaaagctaaagctaaatctgCTTCAGAAAATGTCAGGAACGCAGAAGCAAACTGTATGGATATGGAACAAGAGAAAGTAAATGGCAAAGCTTCTGTAGTTGTCTCTGATTCTGTAtcaagaaaatacaaagaggATAATGATGCTGGAGTGTCTCTGAACAGCTTTTTCAAAGCCTCACCATTTCTGTCTGCTGATGGGGAAGAAGAGGATCAGATGATCATTAAGCCTCAATTTAAATCACTTCCAAAAAATTGGAATAATGGAGAAGTGTCCTGTAAGCCAAAGACCAAGGTCGCTCCATCAGCCCGAGAACAGTTTGAAGAGTGCTTTGCGAAATGGCAGAAGTTTGCTAATAGTGACAAAGATGCCACGGCAGAGGAGCTTTATCTCAGTGGAAAGCAGGATAAAACAGCAGCCATTGCCGCTGCCAAAAGGGAGTTAACGGGAAAATTCAAAGAACTGTCCCCAGACTTGATTTGTAAAGCCAGGAAGACGGCAGCATCTCCATCTATCCCATCTCCTACACCACCATTGCGGAGGAACTCTGACAGAGACACGTTTGAGGTCAGAGTAGAGGACCCGCCTGTCATGTCCTCaagaaaacaggaagcaaaATTTAATGTCAGAATGGATTTCCTTGGAGATAGCCTGATAAG TTCTTCAGATATTTTAGCTGAAGAGCGACAGTTGTCTCAGGACCTTGTGCAGTCCTCTAAAAAGGATCAGGAATTTCGCTCCATCTTTCAGCATGTAAAGGCTGCACAGTTACAAAGAAGTCCCTCTGAGCTGTTTGCTCAGCACATTGTCACCATTGTTCACCACATCAAAG CTCAGCACTTTCCATCTTCTGGCATGACTCTAAATGAGCGATTCACCTTGTACCAAAGACAAGCTGCAGAGAAGGAAATGATGAAGCCAAGAAAAAGTCCAGAGATACACAG GCGAATCGATGTTTCACCAAGTGCTTTTAAGAAACACCCTCAACTTTTTGAGGCGATGAAAAGCTCAGAGGATGGCACTTACAAG gatggaggggaaaaaatcaaGGGTGACCCAATGGACCTTCGCTTGGATATTGAACGCCGTAAAAAATATTCGACCCATGAAAGATATTATAACGAGGATCAGGGAAGAGATGTGGGAGATTCCCCAGATTCTAGCAGAGAGAGATCTGTGGAAAACTTCCATAAATACCACAAGAAATCAAA GAaaagcaagaagaagaagaaacgttCTCGCTCCACttcatcctcatcttcctcaTCCTCCAAATCTAACAAAGATGAAGGTTTACCCCAAGAGAAACCTGATTCAAAAAATGGAGACTTTAATAAAAACCGACTGGGCCAAAGGGAATCATCAGGTTCAGCTGAAAGTGGACATCCACATGGAGGATTT CAAGTAAGAATACGTGGAAGGAGCTGGAGCAAAGGGAACTATCAGGGTAACATTTCACACAGTAATCCTGTAAGCATGGTTGTACACCAAAAAAGTGAAGACTGGAACCCAGAATATACTCCCAAGAGCAAAAAATATTACTTG CACGATGACAGAGATGAAGAGTCAGAATGCAAGTGGACAGACAATCGAGGTCGAGGGAGGGGAAGTTTAACTCGTGGAAGAGCGAGGTTCCTTATCCGCAAAGCCACTGGGGGCCCCAATATCATCTATCCAAAATGGGGCCTCGATAAATTCCAGATCAATGATGAGCAAGGTGGCATGCAGAGAGAAGAGACAGAACAGGACCATAAAAGGGCAGAAGTTGATGGAGAGAACATCTGA
- the thrap3a gene encoding thyroid hormone receptor-associated protein 3 isoform X1 has protein sequence MSRSTKSASRSRSRSRSRSRSRSTSRSRSRSRSRSRKHRYSSRSRSRSRSRSRSRSRSYSPSYNREKKYPRGYQNNRDFRGYHRGFRRPYNFRGRGRGYFPRGRYQRGGRGYNNNNYHQNWKNFRQHPQKQQQNHQKQQQQQHWQHQQHQNHSQGRSQKHCGTSPHGQSHQSDKSCSPLSRHSQHSSASSHSSSPKCRPASLLANQTSKDLKDEQLASKDIQKGGEGEDESGERVELLAGDDIEGAGGGKTEGNWKGLTNYSSSPKKNSPLAGSAATVGQSSQTANQSSPTKNTGITPNGTPTWQMVCGSSSTKKPSNEGLNQILSSFDISKEDCLDRDKTAISIAFRKFWEEAKAKAKSASENVRNAEANCMDMEQEKVNGKASVVVSDSVSRKYKEDNDAGVSLNSFFKASPFLSADGEEEDQMIIKPQFKSLPKNWNNGEVSCKPKTKVAPSAREQFEECFAKWQKFANSDKDATAEELYLSGKQDKTAAIAAAKRELTGKFKELSPDLICKARKTAASPSIPSPTPPLRRNSDRDTFEVRVEDPPVMSSRKQEAKFNVRMDFLGDSLISSSDILAEERQLSQDLVQSSKKDQEFRSIFQHVKAAQLQRSPSELFAQHIVTIVHHIKAQHFPSSGMTLNERFTLYQRQAAEKEMMKPRKSPEIHRRIDVSPSAFKKHPQLFEAMKSSEDGTYKDGGEKIKGDPMDLRLDIERRKKYSTHERYYNEDQGRDVGDSPDSSRERSVENFHKYHKKSKKSKKKKKRSRSTSSSSSSSSKSNKDEGLPQEKPDSKNGDFNKNRLGQRESSGSAESGHPHGGFQVRIRGRSWSKGNYQGNISHSNPVSMVVHQKSEDWNPEYTPKSKKYYLHDDRDEESECKWTDNRGRGRGSLTRGRARFLIRKATGGPNIIYPKWGLDKFQINDEQGGMQREETEQDHKRAEVDGENI, from the exons CTCTAGATCTCGGTCTCGGTCAAGGTCAAGATCAAGATCAAGATCAAGATCTTATTCTCCATCCTATAACCGGGAGAAGAAATATCCGCGAGGGTACCAGAACAACCGGGACTTCCGGGGCTATCACCGCGGCTTCCGTAGGCCTTATAACTTCAGGGGTCGAGGACGGGGCTACTTCCCACGTGGACGCTACCAACGAGGTGGACGTGGCTACAATAACAACAACTATCATCAGAACTGGAAGAATTTCAGGCAGCATCctcaaaaacagcaacaaaatcatcagaaacaacaacagcaacagcattGGCAACATCAACAGCATCAAAACCATTCACAAGGACGCTCTCAGAAACACTGTGGGACCTCCCCTCATGGTCAATCTCACCAGTCCGACAAATCCTGTTCTCCTTTATCCAGACACTCGCAGCATTCTTCTGCCTCATCACACTCCTCCTCTCCTAAATGCAGGCCGGCCTCGCTGCTCGCTAACCAAACCTCAAAAGATTTGAAAGATGAGCAGCTGGCTTCCAAGGACATTCAAaagggaggagagggagaggatgaGTCAGGGGAGCGTGTTGAGTTATTGGCAGGAGATGATATAGAAGGTGCTGGCGGTGGGAAAACTGAGGGGAACTGGAAAGGCCTGACAAACTACAGCAGCagtccaaagaaaaacagtcCGCTGGCAGGCTCTGCTGCTACTGTTGGTCAGAGCAGCCAAACGGCTAACCAGTCTAGCCCCACTAAAAACACAGGCATCACACCCAATGGCACCCCCACCTGGCAGATGGTGTGTGGTTCATCCTCGACTAAAAAACCTTCAAATGAAGGTCTAAATCAAatcctttccagctttgacatcTCCAAAGAAGACTGCCTGGATAGAGATAAAACAGCAATCTCCATTGCATTCAGGAA gTTTTGGGAGGAAGctaaagctaaagctaaatctgCTTCAGAAAATGTCAGGAACGCAGAAGCAAACTGTATGGATATGGAACAAGAGAAAGTAAATGGCAAAGCTTCTGTAGTTGTCTCTGATTCTGTAtcaagaaaatacaaagaggATAATGATGCTGGAGTGTCTCTGAACAGCTTTTTCAAAGCCTCACCATTTCTGTCTGCTGATGGGGAAGAAGAGGATCAGATGATCATTAAGCCTCAATTTAAATCACTTCCAAAAAATTGGAATAATGGAGAAGTGTCCTGTAAGCCAAAGACCAAGGTCGCTCCATCAGCCCGAGAACAGTTTGAAGAGTGCTTTGCGAAATGGCAGAAGTTTGCTAATAGTGACAAAGATGCCACGGCAGAGGAGCTTTATCTCAGTGGAAAGCAGGATAAAACAGCAGCCATTGCCGCTGCCAAAAGGGAGTTAACGGGAAAATTCAAAGAACTGTCCCCAGACTTGATTTGTAAAGCCAGGAAGACGGCAGCATCTCCATCTATCCCATCTCCTACACCACCATTGCGGAGGAACTCTGACAGAGACACGTTTGAGGTCAGAGTAGAGGACCCGCCTGTCATGTCCTCaagaaaacaggaagcaaaATTTAATGTCAGAATGGATTTCCTTGGAGATAGCCTGATAAG TTCTTCAGATATTTTAGCTGAAGAGCGACAGTTGTCTCAGGACCTTGTGCAGTCCTCTAAAAAGGATCAGGAATTTCGCTCCATCTTTCAGCATGTAAAGGCTGCACAGTTACAAAGAAGTCCCTCTGAGCTGTTTGCTCAGCACATTGTCACCATTGTTCACCACATCAAAG CTCAGCACTTTCCATCTTCTGGCATGACTCTAAATGAGCGATTCACCTTGTACCAAAGACAAGCTGCAGAGAAGGAAATGATGAAGCCAAGAAAAAGTCCAGAGATACACAG GCGAATCGATGTTTCACCAAGTGCTTTTAAGAAACACCCTCAACTTTTTGAGGCGATGAAAAGCTCAGAGGATGGCACTTACAAG gatggaggggaaaaaatcaaGGGTGACCCAATGGACCTTCGCTTGGATATTGAACGCCGTAAAAAATATTCGACCCATGAAAGATATTATAACGAGGATCAGGGAAGAGATGTGGGAGATTCCCCAGATTCTAGCAGAGAGAGATCTGTGGAAAACTTCCATAAATACCACAAGAAATCAAA GAaaagcaagaagaagaagaaacgttCTCGCTCCACttcatcctcatcttcctcaTCCTCCAAATCTAACAAAGATGAAGGTTTACCCCAAGAGAAACCTGATTCAAAAAATGGAGACTTTAATAAAAACCGACTGGGCCAAAGGGAATCATCAGGTTCAGCTGAAAGTGGACATCCACATGGAGGATTT CAAGTAAGAATACGTGGAAGGAGCTGGAGCAAAGGGAACTATCAGGGTAACATTTCACACAGTAATCCTGTAAGCATGGTTGTACACCAAAAAAGTGAAGACTGGAACCCAGAATATACTCCCAAGAGCAAAAAATATTACTTG CACGATGACAGAGATGAAGAGTCAGAATGCAAGTGGACAGACAATCGAGGTCGAGGGAGGGGAAGTTTAACTCGTGGAAGAGCGAGGTTCCTTATCCGCAAAGCCACTGGGGGCCCCAATATCATCTATCCAAAATGGGGCCTCGATAAATTCCAGATCAATGATGAGCAAGGTGGCATGCAGAGAGAAGAGACAGAACAGGACCATAAAAGGGCAGAAGTTGATGGAGAGAACATCTGA
- the eva1ba gene encoding eva-1 homolog Ba, giving the protein MDVKKKEMDLLSNSIAAYAHIKANPESFGLYFVLGVCFGLILTLCLLVIRISCKPRTTITPSTPEKKNLKDINEEDEDSDDDDEDEEVDDVEATVPLPTTEISVGNHTSQSDGTLSVNVFTSAEELERAQRLEERERIIREIWRNGQPDILGTGTGTIGRVHYY; this is encoded by the exons ATGGAtgtgaagaaaaaggaaatggaCCTCCTAAGTAACAGCATAGCTGCCTATGCACACATCAAAG CAAATCCAGAGAGTTTTGGCCTTTACTTTGTGCTTGGAGTGTGTTTTGGCTTGATACTCACACTCTGCCTACTGGTGATTCGGATCTCCTGCAAGCCACGCACTACCATTACCCCCTCCACtcctgagaaaaaaaacttaaaggACATCAACGAGGAGGATGAGGACAGtgatgacgatgatgaagatgaagaagtGGACGATGTAGAGGCGACTGTTCCGTTGCCCACCACAGAAATCTCTGTTGGCAATCACACCAGCCAGTCGGATGGGACACTGAGCGTGAATGTGTTTACTTCAGCTGAAGAGCTGGAGCGTGCACAGCGACTGGAGGAGAGGGAACGCATCATCCGAGAGATCTGGAGGAACGGCCAGCCAGATATCCTGGGGACAGGAACGGGAACTATTGGAAGAGTGCATTACTACTAA